The Pogona vitticeps strain Pit_001003342236 chromosome 6, PviZW2.1, whole genome shotgun sequence genome contains a region encoding:
- the TFPI2 gene encoding tissue factor pathway inhibitor 2 — MEVLSGSPRVFLPAASWLLLLPLWGMASPQKTSEESRRICLQPPLKGPCRGMISRWHYDRYSQTCKEFTYGGCQGNDNNFLSWGDCSKTCSSIKKVPKICRLEADEGLCRALMQKYFFNLTSMTCEKFYYGGCYGNENRFDDEESCMDICLPVKTGPSFCYSPKDEGLCSASVPRFYYNAKTKTCEKFTYTGCGGNNNNFLTPKACLKVCKKAGKKKPYFIRRIKAGTQDKVYNR; from the exons ATGGAAGTGCTTTCTGGAAGCCCGCGGGTTTTTTTGCCCGCAGCCTCGTGGTTGCTGCTCCTGCCGCTTTGGGGGATGGCTTCTCCCCAGAAGACGTCCGAAG AAAGTAGAAGGATCTGTCTGCAGCCACCCCTTAAAGGCCCTTGCCGAGGAATGATCTCCAGATGGCACTACGACAGATACTCACAAACTTGTAAAGAGTTTACGTATGGGGGTTGTCAAGGGAATGACAACAACTTCTTGAGCTGGGGCGACTGTTCAAAAACGTGTAGCTCCATCAAGA AAGTGCCTAAAATATGCAGATTGGAAGCTGACGAAGGACTCTGTAGAGcattaatgcagaaatacttcttCAACCTCACATCAATGACATGTGAGAAATTTTACTATGGAGGATGTTATGGAAATGAAAACCGGTTTGATGATGAAGAATCCTGCATGGACATTTGCCTGCCAGTAAaaa CTGGCCCCTCATTTTGCTATAGTCCAAAAGATGAAGGATTATGTTCAGCTTCAGTGCCTCGCTTTTATTATAATGCAAAGACAAAAACGTGTGAGAAATTCACCTACACTGGATGTGGTGGAAACAATAACAACTTTCTTACaccaaaagcctgcctgaaggtcTGCAAAAAAG caGGGAAAAAGAAACCCTATTTTATAAGACGAATAAAAGCCGGCACACAGGATAAAGTCTACAACAGATGA